The window TGAAGAAAGAGATAAAAAGAAATATTATCATAAAAAATGCAAATCAAATATCCAAGACAGCTTTTAAAAAATCAAAAAATCTTAGCTTGACAGCATTGATTATTTTTAAAAAAATTAATATAATGAATAAATAATAATATTTAATATAAAAAATTTGGTTGGAAGTTTATGAAAGTTTTAATAATGACAGGGGAGTTGGCATATCCTTTAATCAAAGATGTGGTTTCAGACTCAAAACAAGACATAATTGTACATATTGTTGATAATACTCAGGTAGCAGCATTTTTAACTCCAAGACTAATTATAAAAGAAGTTAAAGCTTGCTTTTCTGATCAATTGGATGAAATCGATATGATTTTGGTTCCAGGTTTAATTAAAAAAGGAACAAAAGAAATTACCAAAGAGCTTGGAATTCCAACTTTTAAAGGGTCAACTGATGGTGCTGATTTGGCAATGGTTTTAAACTTGCTTGACACCATTGAACTGTCTGAAGAAAAGCCTGCTGATAAACTTATTGAAGAAGAAAAACGTAAAGAGGCTTTCAAGTTCATTGAAGAATTTGAAAATGATGAGGAAAATATTAAGAAACTTCTTGAAAAACCAAATAATATTCTGATTAAAAACCTTCCTGTCGGTGAAGATTTCCCAATGAGAGTCTTATCTGAAATTGCAAATGCTCCATTCCTATCAAAGGAGGCTTTAATTAATAAATGTCAATATTTTGTTGATTCCGGAGCGGATATGATTGATATTGGAATGGCTGCAGGTGAAGATTTTTCAGATAAGATACCTGAACTAATTGAAACTCTGCGACCTATTGTTGGAGACAGGCCGTTAAGCATAGACACTTTAAACGCTAATGAAATTAAAGTTGCTGCCGAAAATGGAATTGACTTTGTTTTGAGTCTTGATTTGGGTAACAATTCCGAAGTTCAGGAAATATTAAAGGAAAAGGATATTCCTGCTGTATTATTGCCGACTAATTTCTCACAGGGAAAATCTCCAAAATCTCCTGCTGAAAGAGTTGAAGCAATGCATCAGTTAATTAAGGATACTGAAGGCTTAAGATATGTCGCTGATTTGATTCTGGATCCTGTAAACAGTTCCAGTATTGTCGAGTCTATAATTGCATGCAATGAGTTTCACAAGACAAATCCTGCTCCAATGTTTTTTGGAGTGGGTAACGTAACTGAGCTGATGGATGCGGATTCAGGTGGTGTTAATGTACTTTTAGCAGGAATCGGTATGGAACTGGGGGTAAGCATATTGTTCACTCCTGAAGAAAGTGGAAAAACCAGGGGAAGTGTTTATGAACTGTCCACAGCTTCAAAGATGATGTTTCTTGCAAAACACAGAAAATCCATTCCAAAGGATTTAGGAATTAATCTGGTTGCATTTAAAGATAAACATAAAAGAAACGATGTAATTTTAAATGAATTGGATGGTGTTGAACAAACTCGGCAAAAGCATCCGTTTAAATTTATAAAAGACAAAGCCGGAAGTTTTAAAATTAATGTTGATTATGGGACTACTGTTGCAGACAGTAGAATTACTGCAACTCATTTTATAAAGAATAAGCCCGATTTAGTTATTGTCGGTCAATCTGCAAAAGAAGTATATGAAGAAATAATTTCAAAAAAATTAGTCAGTAGAATGGAACATGCCGCATATTTGGGTTCCGAACTACAGAAAGCTGAAATAGCAATGATAACGGGAAAAGATTATGTTCAGGATTTTGAATTGTTCAAAAATCCTGACGAGTTTAAAAATTAGTTTTCAGTCAAAATCCTGGGATGAAGTTCCTTCAGCTTGTCCTGCCTGCTGGCTGGATTGGGAACTTGATTCACTGTAAGTTGAAGTATCTTGACTTACACTTTCTGAGGAACTCTGATAAGAATATCCTCCATCACTGCTACTACTACTTACACCACTACTACTGCTGCTACTGCTGCTTTGTGATGAATCCGGAGCATATATTCCTGTGTCATGTGTCTGACTTGTAGAAGTGTTTGTTTTATTTAAAGTCTTATTTACATGGGTTGTATTCAATGTTGCATTGTCTGTTGTATCATGTTTAAATGTAAGACCAATGCCGCCAATTACTATATATGCACCTGCACTGAGCACAATAAGAATCAACAGTATAATGATAATTGCATTATCTTTTTCCATATTTTTTTCCTCCTATTCAATTTATTATTATTTGTCATATTAATATATAACTAATTACAAAACTTTATATTGATTAGAATATAACTTATTTTAGTAACAATTTTTGGAAGGTTAGATTTTGCAAACAGAAAATATTACTATTAAGGACATTGACAAATTGCTTTTAGATGCTGAGTATGTTTCAAATAATGAAATCTCCACTACAGTATATTTGTCATTTTTACTCGGAAAGCCAATGCTTATTGAAGGACCTCCTGGTGTGGGTAAAACAGAGCTTGCAAAAGTAATTGCAAAAGCATTTGAAAGGGATTTTTTCAGAATTCAATGTTATGAAGGAATTACTTTTGAACAAATCGTTGGTGAATGGAATTATCAAAAGCAGTTATTGCACCTGGAAGCTGCAAGGCATGATGAAAACAGTGAAGAAAAGATATTTGATGAGCAATATTTCATTCAAAGACCTCTTCTTAATGCATTTTTAAATGAAAATAATTCTGTATTGTTAATAGATGAAATAGATAAGGCAGATGAGGAAGTTGAAAGTTTCCTGCTCCAGGCATTAGGCGAACAGGAAATAACAATCAATGATTTGGGGACATTCCAGCTTCAAAATGACTTGATTGTTATACTGACATCCAACTCTCAAAGATCTCTTCTTGATGAAACCAAGGACAGATGTCTGTTTTTATATATTCCATACCCTACAGTTGAAAGAGAAATTGAAATCGTCAAATCAAAACTGCCTGATGCTGATGATGAAGTTGTCTCAACTGTTGTTAAACTGGTTCACACTATCCGTAATCTTAACTTAATGAAAAAACCTTCTGTCAGGGGTACTGTGGACTGGGTTAAATCAGTTTCTAATTTGGGAACTAAAAATCTCGATGAATCACTTGAAAGCAGTATTGGTGTTGCTATTAAGACCGAAAGTGATAAAAAAAGAGTTATTAAAGATGTTTTAAACAAAAGATAAAATGATTGCTAAAATTGCTAATCTGTCTTCACAGCTAAGGGACGAAGGGCTGCCTGTAAGTATTAGAAGCACTCAGTCTGCTGTGCAGATTTACCAGGATTTGGGTGAGGAGGACAGGCAACTTTTAAAAACCGCTTTAATGGCGGTCTATGTTAAGGACAGGTATGATATTCCTAAATTCAACAAGATTTTTGAAAAGATTTTCAAGGTTGAAAAGGTAGAAAAACCTAAAGACATGCCAAACCAGAGCAAAGCCTATCGAGGTAAAGGTCCAAAATCCAATAAATATATTATCAAAAAGCAAAATAATGCCTATCAAAAAATCCAAAAAGAAAAAATCACCAATGAAAAGTTAAAAATGTTGTCAGGCCAGCCTCTCCTGGAAGAAGTAAAACAGCTTGAAAGAGATGGGGAGCTGATGAATAAAGACTTGACAAAATTGAACAGATTTGATCCTAGAATGCTTGAAATCTGTCAAAGGCTTGGTAAAAGAATAGCAAATAAACGTTCAAGAAGAAAGGTCAAGTCCAGCTCCAATAGGATTGACATGAGAAGAACCATAAGAGCTAACTTAAAATATGGTGGAGTCCCCTTAGAGCTTGTAAAAGCAAAACCGAGACCTCACAAAAATGAACATTTATTCCTGAATGATATCAGCGGGTCATGTGAATGGATCA is drawn from uncultured Methanobrevibacter sp. and contains these coding sequences:
- a CDS encoding dihydropteroate synthase-like protein translates to MKVLIMTGELAYPLIKDVVSDSKQDIIVHIVDNTQVAAFLTPRLIIKEVKACFSDQLDEIDMILVPGLIKKGTKEITKELGIPTFKGSTDGADLAMVLNLLDTIELSEEKPADKLIEEEKRKEAFKFIEEFENDEENIKKLLEKPNNILIKNLPVGEDFPMRVLSEIANAPFLSKEALINKCQYFVDSGADMIDIGMAAGEDFSDKIPELIETLRPIVGDRPLSIDTLNANEIKVAAENGIDFVLSLDLGNNSEVQEILKEKDIPAVLLPTNFSQGKSPKSPAERVEAMHQLIKDTEGLRYVADLILDPVNSSSIVESIIACNEFHKTNPAPMFFGVGNVTELMDADSGGVNVLLAGIGMELGVSILFTPEESGKTRGSVYELSTASKMMFLAKHRKSIPKDLGINLVAFKDKHKRNDVILNELDGVEQTRQKHPFKFIKDKAGSFKINVDYGTTVADSRITATHFIKNKPDLVIVGQSAKEVYEEIISKKLVSRMEHAAYLGSELQKAEIAMITGKDYVQDFELFKNPDEFKN
- a CDS encoding VWA domain-containing protein yields the protein MIAKIANLSSQLRDEGLPVSIRSTQSAVQIYQDLGEEDRQLLKTALMAVYVKDRYDIPKFNKIFEKIFKVEKVEKPKDMPNQSKAYRGKGPKSNKYIIKKQNNAYQKIQKEKITNEKLKMLSGQPLLEEVKQLERDGELMNKDLTKLNRFDPRMLEICQRLGKRIANKRSRRKVKSSSNRIDMRRTIRANLKYGGVPLELVKAKPRPHKNEHLFLNDISGSCEWISSWFFMLMFSAQTAFKKSRTFEFDNKVIETTQALKEEYLIDSFVKVKDMRVKNMMVHGTSDMYSAFTKFQDMANINNKSYVIILSDCRDWSGPKVNGIPASVGVVEEMVRDSKKVIILNPEDKNKWDVVDSCVSLYEDAGAHVFEVNTLNQLARFVEQM
- a CDS encoding MoxR family ATPase, whose protein sequence is MQTENITIKDIDKLLLDAEYVSNNEISTTVYLSFLLGKPMLIEGPPGVGKTELAKVIAKAFERDFFRIQCYEGITFEQIVGEWNYQKQLLHLEAARHDENSEEKIFDEQYFIQRPLLNAFLNENNSVLLIDEIDKADEEVESFLLQALGEQEITINDLGTFQLQNDLIVILTSNSQRSLLDETKDRCLFLYIPYPTVEREIEIVKSKLPDADDEVVSTVVKLVHTIRNLNLMKKPSVRGTVDWVKSVSNLGTKNLDESLESSIGVAIKTESDKKRVIKDVLNKR